The sequence below is a genomic window from Chondrinema litorale.
TGCGAATGCTTCAGAAAATGATCTATATAAGATATACAAATTTATCATCCACTCGAATCCTAATATTGTAAAGATGGCTTTGTATGTATTGGATGATAAGTGGAGTTGTAAAACTTATTTTGGTACCAAGCACAATTACGAAAAAATAATACTTGATAAACGCATTATGGAAGCTACCGAGTTGGGTGACCATACCAGAGGCATTAAGTATTTTGAGGAGTTTAGTCGGGTAGTACCAATTAAACACAAAACAGACGTACTTGCTTATGTATTTGCAAGCGGAAACGAGCGTGTAGATGAGGAAGATATTCTTGAACTCGATTTTATTGATGCACTTACCAATATTATAATAGTTGCTATTGAAAATAAAAAACTGGTAAGAAAAGAGCAGAGGCAGCAAGAGTATAACAAGCAACTGGATATTGCCAAAGACGTACAAGGCTTACTGTTTCCTAGAGAGTTACCATATAGCAAAAAGCTTAAGATAGAAGCGAGTTACCTGCCTCACCATACTATTGGGGGTGATTATTATGATTTTATTCAGATAGACGAAGATCAGTTTTTAATTTGTATTGCTGATGTTTCTGGTAAAGGTATTCCTGCAGCTATCTTGATGTCTAACTTTCAGGCCGGTTTGAGGATACTCTCACGCCAAATGAAAGACTTAGAAGCAGTAGTAAATGAACTCAATACACTGGTAATCCAAAACTCTCATGGAGAGAATTTCATTACAGCCTTTTTTGCACTTTATAATAGGAAGGAAGAAAATCTACAATTCATAAATGCGGGGCATAACCCTCCATTTTTGTTTTTTGAGAAGAATGTAAAGAAGATGGATGCTGGTACTACTATTTTAGGTGGTTTTCCTGAGCTGCCGTTCTTAGAAAAGGCTTCATTAGACAATATGCGTAACTTTATGATTTTCTGTTTTACAGATGGTTTTATAGAAACCTATAATGAAGATGGAGAAGAGTTTGGAGAGGAGTATTTATTAAACTTTATCAAAAAGCATTTACACCTCGATCAAAAAGAGTTACATGTAAAGTTGATTGCAGAACTAAATAAATTTAAGGGAAAAAACCTTTATATAGACGACATAACATTGCTATCGTGTAAAGTACTTAGTTAACAAAATATAGATTACTAATAAAAGAAAAAGGAAATGCAATTTGCATTTCCTTTTTCTTTTTATCAAAATTTAGATTTCTTCTTAGTAGTATCTGTATTTTGGAGGGGCAATTCCGTTCATCCTGATGTACAAATTAGCTTTCGCTTTGTGATTTGTTAAGTGATCGTGGATGAAAATTACAGCTTGTTGTTTTGGAATCATATTTCCGCCAAAAGTTTTAACCTCAGTTTTCAGGTCTTTTTCAGAAAGTGATTCAATGATGTCTGCAGCAGCAGAAAGTTCTTTTTCAGTAAATTCTATTATCTCTTCTTTAGACATTGAACTTGCATCAGGCTCTTTAAACTCAACCTTTTCTCCTTTGAGAATCATTTGAGCCATTATGTGACTTGATGCAGCAATGTGAATAATTTGCTCTGCAAAAGTTTTACTTTCTTCTGCAGGTTTAAAACTAAATTTGTCTTCAGGCATGGCTTCAGCTAATTCAACAACCTGAGCTTTTCCCTGATTCCAGATTGGCAAATACATTTCAGTAAATGCCGATTTTTTTACATGGTCATCATTCTTTTTATTTGCCAAATATGCGGCAGAAAAGAAGATTGCAATTACCAGAATAATGTAAAGTCTTAGTTTATTCATAAGCCTTAAATTAGTGAAAAAAGGAACATGATGCACTACTGTACATCATATTCATGTGGCAAAGTTATATTAATTTTTTCATTCCATGGTAATCCGTACTGGTTTAAAGCATCCATAAATGGATCTGGATCGAACTCTTCCACGTTATAAACACCAGCTTTTTGCCATTTTCCTGTTACCATTAGCATAGCACCAATCATGGCAGGTACACCAGTAGTATAAGATACTGCTTGAGCCTTAACTTCTTGATATACAGCTGCATGTTCGCAGTTGTTATAGACATAATAAGTTTTTTCTTCTCCATTTTTTATGCCTTTTATTTGGCATCCAATAGAGGTTTTTCCGCTGTAACCTTCACCTAAAGAAGATGGCTCTGGTAAAACAGCTTTTAAGAACTGTAAAGGTACAATTTCTTTACCTTCGTACATTACCGGATCGATTCTGGTCATTCCTACATTCTCTAATACTCTTAAATGAGTAATGTATTCTTGTGAGAATGTCATCCAGAAACGCGCTCTTTTTAGATAAGGGATATTTTTGGTAAGTGATTCAAGTTCTTCGTGATATAGCAAGTAAGATTCTTTTGGCCCAATCTCAGGGTAATCAATTGGTTTGTGTACAGATAGTGGATCAGTTTCTACCCATTCACCTTTTTGCCAGTATCTTCCTTTTTGAGTAATTTCTCTAATGTTAATTTCTGGGTTGAAGTTGGTGGCAAATGCTTTTCCATGATTTCCAGCATTACAGTCTACTATATCTAAATAGTGAATTTGCTCGAAATGATGTTTTTGCGCATAAGCAGTAAATACACCAGTTACTCCCGGATCGAAACCACAACCTAATAATGCCATTAAGCCAGCTTCTTTAAATTTATCTTGATAAGCCCATTGCCATTTATATTCGAACTTAGCTTCGTCAATAGGTTCGTAGTTGGCAGTATCAAGATAGTGAACGCCAGTTTCTAAACAAGCATCCATTATGGTTAAATCCTGATAAGGTAAAGCTACATTTATTACCATTACAGGTTTAAATTCATTTATAAGGGCAACCAGTTCTGGTACTTGGTCAGCATCAACCTTAGCAGTTGATATTGAAACACCATGCATTTCTTTAATATCTGCAGCAATTGCATCGCACTTAGCTTTAGTACGACTGGCTAGCATAATTTCAGTAAAAACTTCAGACAACATAGCACATTTGTGAGTTACTACGCTTCCAACTCCTCCTGCGCCTATAATAAGAACTTTACTCATGTTGAATATGTGTTTAATGAGATTTCAAATAAATCGCGAAAGTAAAAAAAATTATAAATAAGACAGATTAATTATTTCTAGTAAGCAAAGCTGCTCCAAAAACGCCCGCACTGTCTCCTAAACTAGGTTTTAATATAGCAGTTTGTAAGTCTGGATTAAAAATATTGGCTTTTAAAGCCTCTTTTCCTTTGGTATAAAGCTCAGGAATATTTCCAACTCCACCACCTAAAACTATTGCATCAGGGTCTAGCACATTAATAATTGAAGCTAAACCTTTACCAAAAAAGTGAATAAGTCGCTCAATTGTTTGAACTGCTACTGGATCGGCATTATCCAAATAGAGTTGGTAAATCTCTTTTAATGGTTTTTTTGTACCTGTTTGCTCAAAGTAGAATTTTTGTAATCCAGTACCAGAAATAACTGTTTCAACACAGCCTATTTTGCCACAGTAGCATTCTCCGCCGGTTTCATCTAAAAAATTATGTCCCCATTCTCCGCCAATACCATGTTTTCCATGAATTATTTTTCCATCAACTATTACACCTCCGCCAACTCCAGTGCCCATAATTACCCCAAAAACTACAGATGCATCTGGTAATTTTTCTTTTACAACTCCCAGTTTACTTTCTGCCAAAGCAAAACAGTTTGCATCATTCGCCATAATTACTTCAATGCCAAGTATTTCTCGTAAGTCATTTCCGAAAGGCATGCCATTGAGGCAGGTGGTGTTGCTGTTTTTCATTAATTGACTAGTTGGGTCTATCGTACCCGGAGTGCCAATGCCAATT
It includes:
- a CDS encoding saccharopine dehydrogenase family protein, with amino-acid sequence MSKVLIIGAGGVGSVVTHKCAMLSEVFTEIMLASRTKAKCDAIAADIKEMHGVSISTAKVDADQVPELVALINEFKPVMVINVALPYQDLTIMDACLETGVHYLDTANYEPIDEAKFEYKWQWAYQDKFKEAGLMALLGCGFDPGVTGVFTAYAQKHHFEQIHYLDIVDCNAGNHGKAFATNFNPEINIREITQKGRYWQKGEWVETDPLSVHKPIDYPEIGPKESYLLYHEELESLTKNIPYLKRARFWMTFSQEYITHLRVLENVGMTRIDPVMYEGKEIVPLQFLKAVLPEPSSLGEGYSGKTSIGCQIKGIKNGEEKTYYVYNNCEHAAVYQEVKAQAVSYTTGVPAMIGAMLMVTGKWQKAGVYNVEEFDPDPFMDALNQYGLPWNEKINITLPHEYDVQ
- a CDS encoding ROK family protein codes for the protein MATEILFGIDLGGTKIEGTVISYNADLPNPMETISRIRIPTEKEKGYEHITNQIRILIEKLEADSGYKVDKIGIGTPGTIDPTSQLMKNSNTTCLNGMPFGNDLREILGIEVIMANDANCFALAESKLGVVKEKLPDASVVFGVIMGTGVGGGVIVDGKIIHGKHGIGGEWGHNFLDETGGECYCGKIGCVETVISGTGLQKFYFEQTGTKKPLKEIYQLYLDNADPVAVQTIERLIHFFGKGLASIINVLDPDAIVLGGGVGNIPELYTKGKEALKANIFNPDLQTAILKPSLGDSAGVFGAALLTRNN
- a CDS encoding DinB family protein, whose translation is MNKLRLYIILVIAIFFSAAYLANKKNDDHVKKSAFTEMYLPIWNQGKAQVVELAEAMPEDKFSFKPAEESKTFAEQIIHIAASSHIMAQMILKGEKVEFKEPDASSMSKEEIIEFTEKELSAAADIIESLSEKDLKTEVKTFGGNMIPKQQAVIFIHDHLTNHKAKANLYIRMNGIAPPKYRYY
- a CDS encoding PP2C family protein-serine/threonine phosphatase encodes the protein MPVSVNTKLEIKELELKSLFETIRAINANASENDLYKIYKFIIHSNPNIVKMALYVLDDKWSCKTYFGTKHNYEKIILDKRIMEATELGDHTRGIKYFEEFSRVVPIKHKTDVLAYVFASGNERVDEEDILELDFIDALTNIIIVAIENKKLVRKEQRQQEYNKQLDIAKDVQGLLFPRELPYSKKLKIEASYLPHHTIGGDYYDFIQIDEDQFLICIADVSGKGIPAAILMSNFQAGLRILSRQMKDLEAVVNELNTLVIQNSHGENFITAFFALYNRKEENLQFINAGHNPPFLFFEKNVKKMDAGTTILGGFPELPFLEKASLDNMRNFMIFCFTDGFIETYNEDGEEFGEEYLLNFIKKHLHLDQKELHVKLIAELNKFKGKNLYIDDITLLSCKVLS